From the genome of Novosphingobium sp. TH158, one region includes:
- the rhaI gene encoding L-rhamnose catabolism isomerase, translated as MTNLAISADLIAEANARDAVALEEDYAALGRKLERSGIAIDAIKDRVARFSVAVPSWGAGRGGTRFAKFPIPGEPTNIHEKLEDCAVINQLSRVTPRVSPHFPWDKVSDFGALREEAASLGLGFDAVNSNTFQDQPGQAHTYANGSLSSQDAGARAQAVEHNIECIEIGKQLGSSDLTVWVGDGTNFPGQQDFARSLDRYLDAASQIYAALPDDWRMLLEHKMFEPAFYSTVISDWGSSILAAQELGPKAKCLVDLGHHAPNVNIEQIVARLHRFGKLGGFHFNDSKYGDDDLDSGSINPHQLFLVFNELAEAELNPRDGFNPSYMIDQSHNVTDPIESMLSSAEAIAQCFAKASLVDREALHAAQEANDTMMAFQALRRAYTIDVSPILAKARAEAGGAIDVLGTYRASQWRNRKAQERKSVGLGAGIV; from the coding sequence ATGACCAACCTTGCCATTTCCGCCGACCTGATTGCCGAAGCCAATGCCCGCGATGCGGTTGCGCTGGAGGAGGACTATGCTGCGCTCGGTCGCAAGCTTGAACGGTCCGGGATCGCCATCGACGCGATCAAGGACCGGGTGGCCCGCTTCTCGGTTGCCGTGCCGAGCTGGGGTGCGGGACGGGGCGGTACGCGCTTTGCCAAGTTCCCCATCCCCGGCGAGCCGACGAACATCCACGAGAAGCTGGAGGACTGCGCAGTCATCAACCAGCTCTCCCGCGTGACGCCGCGCGTGTCGCCGCACTTCCCCTGGGACAAGGTCAGCGATTTTGGTGCCCTGCGCGAAGAGGCGGCCAGCCTTGGCCTCGGCTTCGATGCGGTCAATTCCAACACCTTCCAGGACCAGCCGGGGCAGGCGCACACCTATGCCAACGGCTCGCTCTCCTCGCAGGATGCCGGTGCGCGGGCGCAGGCGGTGGAACACAACATCGAATGCATCGAAATCGGCAAGCAGCTCGGCTCGAGCGACCTGACCGTCTGGGTCGGCGATGGCACCAATTTCCCCGGCCAGCAGGACTTCGCCCGCAGCCTTGACCGCTATCTCGACGCGGCAAGCCAGATCTATGCCGCCCTGCCGGACGACTGGCGGATGCTGCTGGAACACAAGATGTTCGAGCCTGCGTTCTATTCGACGGTCATTTCGGACTGGGGCTCCTCTATCCTCGCGGCGCAGGAGCTTGGCCCCAAGGCCAAATGCCTCGTCGATCTGGGCCATCACGCGCCTAACGTGAACATCGAACAGATCGTTGCCCGCCTGCACCGCTTCGGAAAGCTGGGCGGCTTCCACTTCAACGACAGCAAGTACGGCGACGACGATCTCGATTCCGGCTCGATCAACCCGCACCAGCTGTTCCTGGTGTTCAACGAACTGGCGGAAGCCGAGCTCAACCCGCGCGACGGCTTCAACCCCAGCTACATGATCGACCAGTCGCACAACGTGACCGACCCGATCGAATCGATGCTGTCGAGCGCGGAAGCAATCGCCCAGTGCTTCGCCAAGGCCAGCCTCGTCGATCGCGAGGCCCTTCACGCCGCGCAAGAGGCGAACGACACGATGATGGCCTTCCAGGCGCTCCGCCGCGCCTACACCATCGATGTCAGTCCGATCCTTGCAAAGGCACGCGCGGAAGCGGGCGGGGCCATCGATGTGCTGGGCACCTATCGCGCCAGCCAGTGGCGCAACCGCAAGGCCCAGGAACGCAAAAGCGTCGGGCTTGGCGCGGGCATCGTCTGA
- a CDS encoding alpha/beta hydrolase — translation MEFNRREWLAGSVALAGLAAVPSYAQAEALGGLPEHMIHPELRDITRRFQKMTANRPGFNRANLPQLRAPNPFSNQPPLDSVPLEKRLIPGGKSQPDVVVFVINARAGTSRPAILHTHGGGYVTGSAESSVRQLQQLCARLDCVAVSVEYRLAPETTYAGSIEDNYAGLKWLHANATELGVDPARIALLGESAGGGHAAMLALVARDRGEVPVCFQCLIYPMLDDRTGTTRKMPPWAGKLAWTPEDNHFGWESFLGAKPGRASAPKYAVPARMPDLKGLPPAFIGVGTLDLFCDENIEYARRLTASGVGTELIVVPGAFHGFDGLALIAKARLGTWFEQTKLNALRRAFGMAAE, via the coding sequence ATGGAATTCAATCGCAGGGAATGGCTCGCCGGCAGTGTTGCTTTGGCAGGGCTGGCAGCAGTGCCTTCATACGCGCAGGCAGAGGCCTTGGGCGGACTGCCGGAACATATGATCCATCCGGAACTGCGCGACATCACCAGGCGCTTCCAGAAGATGACGGCAAACCGGCCGGGTTTCAATCGTGCGAACCTGCCGCAACTGCGTGCGCCGAATCCCTTCTCCAACCAGCCGCCGCTGGATAGCGTGCCCCTTGAGAAACGTCTAATTCCTGGCGGCAAGTCGCAGCCCGATGTGGTTGTCTTTGTGATCAATGCCCGTGCGGGCACCAGCCGTCCGGCGATCCTGCACACTCACGGCGGCGGCTATGTTACCGGGTCTGCCGAAAGCTCCGTCCGCCAGTTGCAGCAACTCTGCGCGCGGCTCGATTGCGTTGCTGTTTCGGTGGAATACCGGCTGGCACCCGAGACGACCTATGCGGGTTCGATCGAGGACAATTACGCAGGTCTCAAGTGGCTTCATGCCAATGCGACCGAACTCGGCGTGGACCCGGCCAGGATTGCTCTTCTGGGCGAGAGCGCAGGCGGCGGCCATGCCGCCATGCTGGCGCTGGTGGCGCGCGATCGCGGCGAAGTGCCGGTCTGTTTCCAATGCCTGATCTACCCCATGCTCGATGACCGGACCGGTACTACCCGCAAGATGCCGCCCTGGGCAGGCAAGCTTGCCTGGACTCCGGAAGATAACCACTTCGGGTGGGAGAGCTTCCTGGGAGCAAAACCGGGAAGGGCAAGTGCCCCGAAGTACGCCGTTCCTGCGCGGATGCCAGATCTGAAGGGATTGCCGCCAGCCTTCATCGGCGTCGGCACCCTCGATCTCTTCTGCGATGAAAACATCGAATACGCGCGCCGCCTGACTGCCTCGGGCGTCGGCACTGAACTTATCGTGGTGCCCGGCGCCTTCCACGGTTTCGATGGCCTTGCGCTGATTGCCAAGGCCAGGCTCGGCACCTGGTTCGAACAGACGAAACTCAATGCGCTGCGGCGCGCGTTCGGCATGGCAGCCGAATAG
- a CDS encoding glycosyl hydrolase, whose translation MNHKLATLRLGLIAASALTAVPALAQQAAEPATTAGAAPSLEEAFQNPPSEARPRVWWHWMNGNVTKDGIAKDLAWMKRVGIGGLQNFDAAMQTPQAVAKRLVYMDDGWKDAFRFTADESDRLGLELTIAASPGWSETGGPWVKPEDGLKKLVWAETALAPGKKFKGSLVAPPNVTGPFQALEPGGSIESLLGVGGPKPQKPKYYADVAVLAYPAPVAAALPAPALSAADGKAHDWAKISDGDLASNISLAPLKDGPNSLLLTYPSPVTVRSASLYAPGGSAMFLGALAKPVLETSDDGKTWRKVADIPLMPVPTTISFDAVTASYFRVVLNPAKLALAGMGSSAEGVDAGPYGGLAGGFPVMPVKIGDLRLNAEARVDRFEAKAGFELEPDYHILSKDVPDMAGIAPGSVVNLTGRMKPDGTLDWTPPKLPKGQEWKVLRLGYSLLGTTNHPAPPEATGLEVDKFDGPAVRRYLEHYIGMYREASGGKIGKGGGVDAILTDSIEVGAANWTPAMVDQFRKLRGYDPTPWLPALTGTIIGSRAESDKFLYDYRRTLADLMSSEHYGTVAKVAHENGLKVYGEALENGRPSLGDDMSMRRYADIPMSAMWTHTRTEGPRWAHVADMKGAASVAHIFGQKYVAAESMTSAMQPWDHAPRYLKRIIDLEFVNGVNRPVVHTSVHQPLDDKLPGFTLFIFGQYFNRHESWAELAKPWVDYMSRNSLMLQQGRNVADVGYFYGEDAPLTALYVDKPVPDAPKSYAYDFVNAEALTTVLANDGQEVVSPGGARYRAIYLGGSSHKMTLGTLKKLAALVDGGATVIGQKPQGDPGFGTDAAEYSALTAKLWPGSGDARVGKGRVIASNDIEAAMRSAGVAPDLTFSGAGEGAKLPFVHRKLPDGDSYFIVNQLDRTENVVARFRVTGKAPELFDPVTGKTSAVSYKVVGAETHVPLTLHVDDSVHVVFRKPASAAEAAVAVPQAKAAAALAGPWTVAFQPGRGAPASITMPALAPLEKNADPAVKYFSGIATYSKDFAAPKGWKAGQPLWLDLGEAREVAEVMVNGKSAGYLWRAPYRLDIGKVAKAGTNRLEIKVANLWVNRLIGDAQPGAKKITWTSQGGYRADAPLRPSGLMGPVSLQLEVPGKPEE comes from the coding sequence ATGAACCACAAGCTTGCCACCCTGCGCCTTGGCCTGATCGCCGCCAGCGCGCTGACTGCTGTTCCAGCACTTGCCCAGCAGGCCGCCGAGCCTGCCACGACGGCCGGGGCTGCGCCCTCGCTGGAAGAGGCGTTCCAGAATCCGCCCAGCGAGGCGCGCCCGCGCGTCTGGTGGCACTGGATGAACGGCAACGTGACCAAGGATGGCATTGCCAAGGACCTCGCCTGGATGAAGCGCGTCGGCATCGGCGGCCTGCAGAATTTCGACGCCGCAATGCAGACCCCGCAGGCAGTCGCAAAGCGGCTGGTTTACATGGATGATGGCTGGAAGGACGCCTTCCGCTTCACCGCTGACGAGAGCGACCGTCTCGGCCTTGAGCTGACCATCGCGGCATCGCCGGGCTGGTCGGAAACCGGTGGCCCCTGGGTGAAGCCGGAAGATGGCCTCAAGAAGCTGGTCTGGGCCGAAACTGCACTGGCCCCCGGCAAGAAGTTCAAGGGCAGCCTCGTCGCCCCGCCGAACGTGACCGGACCTTTCCAGGCCCTTGAGCCGGGCGGATCGATTGAATCCCTGCTCGGTGTGGGCGGTCCCAAGCCGCAAAAGCCCAAGTACTACGCCGATGTCGCCGTGCTCGCCTATCCGGCGCCGGTTGCGGCTGCATTGCCCGCGCCCGCTCTGTCGGCCGCGGATGGCAAGGCGCACGATTGGGCGAAGATCAGCGATGGCGACCTTGCCTCCAATATCAGCCTGGCACCGCTGAAGGATGGCCCCAATTCGCTGCTTCTGACCTATCCTTCGCCGGTAACGGTGCGCTCGGCCTCGCTCTATGCGCCGGGCGGGTCTGCCATGTTCCTGGGCGCACTCGCCAAGCCGGTGCTTGAGACCAGCGATGACGGCAAAACCTGGCGCAAGGTGGCGGACATACCGCTGATGCCGGTGCCGACCACGATAAGCTTTGACGCCGTGACTGCCAGCTACTTTCGCGTGGTGTTGAACCCAGCAAAGCTGGCGCTTGCAGGCATGGGATCATCGGCCGAAGGTGTCGATGCCGGGCCTTATGGGGGTCTCGCAGGCGGCTTCCCGGTCATGCCGGTGAAGATTGGCGACCTGCGCCTCAACGCCGAGGCCCGCGTCGACCGGTTCGAGGCCAAGGCCGGGTTCGAACTGGAACCCGATTACCACATCCTCAGCAAGGACGTTCCCGACATGGCGGGCATCGCGCCGGGATCGGTGGTCAACCTGACCGGCCGGATGAAACCCGACGGCACGCTGGACTGGACACCGCCGAAGCTGCCCAAGGGGCAGGAGTGGAAGGTGCTGCGGCTCGGCTACTCGCTGCTCGGCACGACCAACCACCCGGCACCGCCGGAAGCTACCGGCCTTGAAGTCGACAAGTTCGACGGCCCGGCCGTGCGCCGCTACCTTGAACACTACATCGGCATGTACCGCGAAGCCTCGGGCGGCAAGATCGGCAAAGGCGGCGGGGTCGATGCGATCCTGACGGACTCGATCGAGGTCGGTGCGGCCAACTGGACGCCCGCGATGGTCGATCAGTTCAGGAAGCTGCGCGGTTACGATCCGACGCCCTGGCTCCCGGCACTGACCGGCACGATCATCGGATCGCGCGCCGAGAGCGACAAGTTCCTTTACGATTACCGCCGCACGCTGGCTGACCTGATGAGCAGCGAGCACTATGGCACGGTCGCCAAGGTGGCGCATGAAAACGGCCTCAAGGTCTATGGCGAAGCGCTGGAGAACGGTCGTCCCTCGCTGGGCGATGACATGTCGATGCGCCGCTATGCCGATATCCCGATGTCGGCGATGTGGACCCACACCCGCACGGAAGGCCCTCGCTGGGCGCACGTTGCCGACATGAAGGGCGCGGCCTCGGTCGCGCATATCTTCGGCCAGAAATACGTCGCCGCGGAATCGATGACTTCGGCCATGCAGCCGTGGGACCACGCGCCGCGGTACCTGAAGCGCATCATCGACCTTGAATTCGTCAACGGCGTGAACCGGCCGGTCGTGCACACCTCGGTTCACCAGCCGCTCGATGACAAGTTGCCCGGCTTCACGCTGTTCATCTTCGGCCAGTACTTCAACCGGCACGAAAGCTGGGCCGAACTGGCGAAGCCCTGGGTCGATTACATGTCGCGCAATTCGCTGATGCTGCAGCAGGGCCGCAACGTGGCGGATGTCGGCTATTTCTATGGCGAGGACGCGCCGCTGACCGCGCTTTATGTCGACAAGCCGGTTCCCGATGCACCCAAGTCCTATGCCTATGACTTCGTCAATGCCGAGGCGCTGACCACGGTGCTTGCCAATGACGGGCAGGAAGTCGTCAGCCCGGGTGGTGCCCGCTATCGCGCCATCTACCTTGGCGGTTCTTCGCACAAGATGACGCTCGGCACGCTGAAGAAGCTGGCCGCCTTGGTCGATGGCGGGGCAACCGTGATCGGCCAGAAGCCGCAGGGCGATCCGGGCTTCGGCACGGACGCGGCGGAATATTCGGCGCTGACGGCCAAGCTGTGGCCGGGCAGCGGCGATGCACGCGTCGGCAAGGGGCGGGTCATTGCCTCGAACGACATCGAAGCTGCCATGCGCTCTGCCGGCGTCGCGCCCGACCTGACGTTCAGCGGCGCGGGTGAGGGGGCCAAGCTGCCCTTCGTCCATCGCAAGCTGCCCGATGGCGACAGCTACTTCATCGTCAACCAGCTTGACCGGACGGAGAACGTCGTCGCTCGCTTCCGGGTTACCGGCAAGGCGCCTGAACTGTTCGATCCGGTTACCGGCAAGACGAGCGCAGTCAGCTACAAGGTCGTTGGGGCAGAGACGCACGTGCCGCTGACGCTGCATGTCGACGATTCGGTCCACGTCGTGTTCCGCAAGCCCGCCAGCGCAGCCGAAGCGGCGGTAGCTGTACCCCAGGCGAAGGCTGCTGCGGCCCTTGCCGGGCCGTGGACCGTTGCCTTCCAGCCCGGTCGCGGTGCACCGGCCTCGATCACCATGCCGGCGCTTGCCCCGCTGGAGAAGAATGCCGATCCGGCGGTGAAGTACTTCTCGGGTATCGCCACCTACAGCAAGGACTTTGCCGCTCCCAAGGGATGGAAGGCCGGTCAGCCGCTATGGCTTGATCTTGGCGAGGCGCGTGAAGTGGCCGAGGTCATGGTGAACGGCAAGTCCGCCGGTTACCTGTGGCGCGCGCCCTATCGCCTCGATATCGGCAAGGTGGCGAAGGCAGGCACGAACCGCCTGGAGATCAAGGTTGCCAACCTGTGGGTCAATCGCCTGATCGGCGATGCCCAGCCGGGGGCGAAGAAGATCACATGGACCTCGCAGGGCGGTTATCGCGCCGATGCGCCGTTGCGGCCTTCGGGCCTGATGGGGCCGGTCAGCCTCCAGCTGGAAGTGCCGGGCAAGCCGGAAGAGTAA
- a CDS encoding bifunctional rhamnulose-1-phosphate aldolase/short-chain dehydrogenase, protein MNAHASITSAAIPFAVPVSRWDDAHAASLGPAELLLYRSNLLGSDLTITNFGGGNTSAKIVETDPLTGESVEVLWVKGSGGDIGSMKLDGFATLYQDRLLALEAHYSGPDDDDKMVGYLPHCTFNLNARAASIDTPLHSLLPFAHVDHVHPDAVIALAASSGGEAATREIWGGRIGWLGWKRPGYTLGVMLRDFVKANPQVEGVMLAGHGIICWADSAKSCYEHTVSLIADAANYLNAKMAGKPAFGGQIVAPNPDRAAIAAGLMPRLRGLMTGARRKLGHFSDDAEAVEFTGSADFARLAALGTSCPDHFLRTKIAPLTLDPARLEDEDYLARQISDYRDLYAAYYERCKRPNSPAMRDANPVVVLVPGVGRITFATDKTTARLAGEFYGNAINVMRGAEAIGEYIALDEQEAFDIEYWLLEEAKLQRMPAPKPMVGRIALVTGGAGGIGAATAVRLLREGACVMLADRDGAAAEEVRAGFAAQFGKDVVRAVTCDVTDEAQVKAAFEACSREFGGLDVLVANAGIASSAPIEQTTVELWDRNFDVLAQGYFLTSKHAWPLLKAMKAQGGTSVVFIGSKNAVAAASGASAYASAKAAANHLARCLALEGAPEGIRVNVVNPDAVIKGSKIWDGDWRKERAANNKIDPGAELEEHYRNRSMLKRDVLPEDIAEAAYWLASDMSAKSTGNMINVDAGNAQAFTR, encoded by the coding sequence ATGAACGCACACGCATCGATAACGTCCGCCGCGATTCCCTTCGCCGTTCCGGTCAGCCGTTGGGATGATGCCCACGCTGCCAGCCTGGGGCCGGCGGAACTGCTGCTTTACCGCTCCAACCTGCTGGGGAGCGACCTTACCATCACCAATTTCGGTGGCGGCAACACCTCTGCAAAGATTGTCGAGACCGATCCGCTCACCGGCGAATCGGTGGAAGTGCTGTGGGTGAAGGGCTCGGGCGGTGACATCGGCTCGATGAAGCTCGATGGTTTTGCCACGCTTTACCAGGACAGGCTGCTCGCACTGGAAGCGCACTATTCCGGGCCTGACGATGACGACAAGATGGTCGGCTACCTGCCGCACTGCACATTCAACCTCAATGCGCGGGCGGCCTCGATCGATACGCCGCTGCATTCGCTGCTGCCGTTCGCCCATGTCGATCATGTCCACCCTGACGCGGTGATCGCGCTTGCCGCCAGTTCCGGCGGCGAGGCGGCGACGCGCGAGATCTGGGGCGGGCGCATCGGCTGGCTGGGCTGGAAGCGTCCTGGTTATACGCTGGGCGTGATGCTGCGCGATTTCGTCAAGGCGAACCCGCAGGTCGAAGGCGTTATGCTTGCCGGGCATGGCATCATCTGTTGGGCTGACAGCGCCAAATCCTGCTACGAACACACCGTCTCGCTGATCGCTGACGCGGCCAACTACCTCAATGCGAAGATGGCCGGAAAGCCGGCCTTCGGTGGCCAGATCGTTGCGCCGAACCCCGATCGCGCGGCCATCGCCGCTGGCCTCATGCCGCGCCTGCGCGGGCTGATGACCGGTGCGCGGCGCAAGCTTGGCCATTTTTCCGACGATGCGGAAGCTGTGGAATTCACCGGCTCGGCAGACTTTGCCCGGCTGGCGGCGCTCGGCACCTCTTGCCCCGACCACTTCCTGCGCACCAAGATCGCGCCGCTGACGCTCGATCCTGCGCGGCTGGAAGATGAGGACTACCTCGCAAGGCAGATCAGCGATTACCGCGATCTTTATGCCGCCTATTACGAGCGCTGCAAGCGGCCCAATTCGCCTGCCATGCGCGATGCCAATCCGGTTGTCGTGCTGGTCCCGGGCGTGGGCCGCATCACCTTCGCCACCGACAAGACGACCGCGCGGCTGGCCGGTGAGTTCTATGGCAATGCCATCAACGTGATGCGCGGGGCCGAAGCGATCGGCGAGTACATTGCCCTCGACGAGCAGGAAGCCTTCGACATCGAATACTGGCTGCTTGAGGAAGCAAAGCTTCAGCGGATGCCCGCGCCCAAGCCCATGGTCGGGCGCATTGCCCTGGTCACCGGCGGTGCCGGCGGGATCGGCGCTGCAACTGCGGTCCGCCTGCTGCGCGAAGGGGCCTGCGTCATGCTCGCCGATCGCGACGGGGCTGCGGCCGAGGAAGTGCGCGCCGGCTTTGCTGCGCAGTTCGGCAAGGACGTGGTTCGCGCGGTCACCTGCGACGTTACTGACGAGGCACAGGTCAAGGCCGCGTTCGAGGCCTGCTCCCGCGAATTCGGCGGGCTTGACGTGCTGGTGGCCAATGCCGGCATCGCCAGCTCCGCGCCCATCGAGCAGACGACGGTCGAGCTGTGGGACCGCAATTTCGATGTGCTGGCCCAGGGCTATTTCCTCACCTCCAAGCATGCCTGGCCGCTGCTGAAGGCGATGAAGGCGCAAGGTGGCACTTCGGTGGTGTTCATCGGTTCGAAGAACGCGGTTGCTGCAGCAAGCGGCGCCTCGGCTTATGCTTCTGCCAAGGCGGCGGCGAACCATCTAGCGCGCTGCCTGGCGCTGGAAGGCGCGCCCGAGGGTATCCGCGTCAACGTGGTCAACCCCGATGCTGTCATCAAGGGCAGCAAGATCTGGGACGGCGACTGGCGCAAGGAACGCGCCGCCAACAACAAGATCGACCCCGGCGCAGAGCTGGAGGAGCATTACCGTAACAGGTCGATGCTGAAGCGTGACGTGCTGCCCGAAGACATTGCCGAAGCGGCCTATTGGCTCGCCAGTGACATGTCGGCAAAGTCCACCGGCAACATGATCAATGTCGATGCGGGCAATGCCCAGGCTTTCACCCGCTAA
- a CDS encoding alpha/beta hydrolase, which produces MKTIRKAVLAAALMLPSPLLAQPVFDIAKAPDGPVPGSEFIPVHGKDNPGSPSDEVVTRFMGRETVIRNITYPTLTPVFPPKGKANGTAVIVAPGGGFSMLSLQNEGWRTANALAEKGYTAFVLKYRLNPSPKDDNAFLAEMSKLFANAGKGDGKLPEIVNPGSDKDALAALKLIRARAEEWHVNPNRVGIIGFSAGAITALRAVLSAPTPAERPDFFGYIYGPMAKIDVPADAPPMFAALAMDDMLFGNGDFGIVSAWKAARRTVELHVYERGGHGFGLGQPGTTSTGMIGQFLGWMESRGLLKLETKK; this is translated from the coding sequence ATGAAGACAATCCGCAAGGCCGTGCTGGCCGCCGCACTGATGCTGCCTTCGCCCCTGCTGGCCCAGCCGGTGTTCGACATCGCAAAGGCGCCTGACGGACCCGTGCCGGGCAGCGAGTTCATCCCCGTGCACGGGAAGGACAATCCGGGCAGCCCGTCGGATGAGGTGGTAACCCGGTTCATGGGCCGCGAAACGGTGATCCGCAACATCACCTACCCGACGCTGACCCCGGTGTTCCCGCCCAAGGGCAAGGCCAACGGCACTGCGGTCATCGTTGCACCGGGCGGCGGGTTTTCGATGCTCTCGCTCCAGAACGAGGGCTGGCGCACAGCCAACGCACTCGCAGAGAAGGGCTATACTGCCTTCGTCCTCAAGTACCGGCTCAATCCCTCGCCGAAGGACGACAACGCCTTCCTCGCCGAGATGTCCAAGCTCTTCGCGAACGCGGGCAAGGGTGACGGCAAGCTGCCCGAAATCGTCAACCCCGGTTCCGATAAGGATGCACTTGCCGCGCTGAAGCTGATCCGCGCGCGCGCCGAAGAATGGCATGTGAACCCCAACCGTGTCGGGATCATCGGCTTTTCTGCCGGCGCCATTACTGCGCTGCGTGCCGTGCTTTCGGCCCCCACTCCCGCCGAACGGCCTGACTTCTTCGGCTATATCTACGGACCCATGGCGAAGATCGACGTGCCCGCCGACGCTCCGCCGATGTTCGCCGCGCTCGCCATGGACGATATGCTGTTCGGCAATGGCGATTTCGGCATTGTCAGCGCGTGGAAGGCGGCGAGGCGTACGGTCGAGCTGCACGTTTACGAGCGTGGCGGTCATGGCTTCGGCCTTGGCCAGCCGGGAACCACATCCACCGGCATGATCGGCCAGTTCCTTGGCTGGATGGAATCGCGTGGGCTGCTGAAGCTCGAAACCAAGAAGTGA
- a CDS encoding FGGY-family carbohydrate kinase, with product MTKASVWSRDGRCLEKLTRPTCPATGEGYGALDTAATADWLIEALASLAHHPVEAIVPVAHGAAIAAIRDGTLAFAPVDYEWTIPGDIAAAYARERDPFAVTGSPALPGGLNIGSQLAWLDLQGMLDGVTLMPYAQYWAWLFCGVAASEVTSLGCHSDLWAPAEGGFSPMARQRGWAERFAPLVRAGDFLGTIRPELAKRTGLSPEVRVLAGLHDSNAALLAARSFPELSGSEATVLSTGTWFIAMRSPQEPVDLSALPEDRDCLVNVDAFGQPVPSARFMGGREVELLGERIDCAGTDGVGTVLAAQAMVLPSQVPGCGPFPDAPARWIAEPAPGPARTAAVALYAALMADAALDLIGTRARLLIEGRFAASEIFVRALAALRPDTDVYTAGSEADVSFGALTLAVPGLAARGTLARAEPLDCDMAAYRAAWRMQNADRTGNAEGA from the coding sequence GTGACCAAGGCCAGCGTCTGGTCGCGCGATGGCCGCTGCCTGGAAAAGCTGACGCGCCCCACCTGCCCCGCGACCGGCGAAGGATATGGTGCGCTCGATACCGCGGCGACGGCCGACTGGCTGATCGAGGCGCTGGCAAGCCTGGCGCATCACCCGGTCGAGGCCATCGTTCCGGTGGCCCACGGCGCGGCAATTGCTGCGATCCGCGATGGCACCCTTGCCTTCGCCCCGGTCGATTACGAGTGGACAATTCCCGGCGACATCGCGGCGGCCTACGCAAGGGAACGCGATCCCTTCGCCGTGACGGGCTCCCCCGCCCTGCCGGGCGGCCTCAATATCGGCAGCCAGCTTGCGTGGCTCGATTTGCAAGGCATGCTCGATGGGGTCACGCTGATGCCTTATGCCCAGTACTGGGCATGGCTGTTTTGCGGCGTGGCGGCCAGCGAGGTGACCAGCCTTGGCTGTCATAGTGACCTATGGGCCCCGGCCGAGGGCGGCTTTTCCCCGATGGCAAGGCAGCGCGGCTGGGCTGAAAGGTTCGCGCCGCTTGTCCGTGCCGGCGACTTTCTGGGAACCATCCGGCCCGAACTGGCGAAGCGTACCGGCCTTTCGCCGGAAGTCCGCGTGCTGGCGGGCCTGCATGATTCCAACGCCGCACTTCTCGCTGCCCGATCCTTTCCTGAGCTGTCGGGCAGCGAAGCGACGGTGCTTTCCACCGGAACCTGGTTCATCGCCATGCGCAGCCCGCAGGAACCCGTCGACCTTTCCGCGCTGCCGGAAGACCGCGATTGTCTGGTCAATGTCGATGCCTTTGGCCAGCCGGTGCCCTCTGCGCGCTTCATGGGCGGGCGCGAGGTGGAACTGCTGGGTGAGCGGATCGACTGCGCCGGAACCGATGGCGTGGGAACCGTCCTGGCCGCGCAAGCCATGGTCCTGCCCTCGCAGGTGCCGGGCTGTGGCCCCTTCCCCGATGCACCGGCCCGCTGGATTGCCGAACCCGCCCCCGGCCCAGCCCGAACCGCAGCCGTGGCGCTTTATGCGGCGCTGATGGCCGACGCAGCGCTGGACCTGATCGGCACGCGGGCACGCCTGCTCATCGAAGGCCGCTTTGCCGCGTCGGAGATATTCGTCCGCGCCCTCGCCGCGCTGCGCCCCGACACCGACGTCTATACCGCAGGCAGCGAAGCCGACGTCTCATTCGGCGCACTGACGCTTGCCGTGCCGGGACTTGCCGCACGCGGCACGCTGGCACGGGCCGAACCGCTCGATTGCGACATGGCCGCCTATCGCGCCGCCTGGCGCATGCAAAATGCAGACAGAACCGGAAATGCCGAGGGAGCCTGA